A stretch of Arachis hypogaea cultivar Tifrunner chromosome 15, arahy.Tifrunner.gnm2.J5K5, whole genome shotgun sequence DNA encodes these proteins:
- the LOC114925327 gene encoding uncharacterized protein: protein MLRVAAAVGIPVKVDLATKLAERGRYARACVQIDLGLPVTKKILVEGVKYEVEYESLHLICGSCLKFGHDMKVCKTDSNAGGGTNAKVVSDVAKQPESSNSKNPVHVEKASFHFGKNLGDETVNVTVPDLVESDLHAVHVDHAQHENLEGWTQVIRKGKYKMGQKPFPSTHQVQPKVKKTPNKATNTWTRPNHQRTTHDTGSKVKLSRGINIGKPVSVASSGTQHNVHYQQQGETTNGTVRKRPHPNSLQNSPVDKDGASTAAWNVRGASNKMARVHCKNLLDFHCVGIEEAVGHRGGIWFLSSIANASCVVIDQIDQCITVKVSVGHNRPWMAVGDFNEIVAPDESTCAYFSSHRASLLATTLDDCELFDLKVTGRRYTWYRAVQAGRNLAKGLERALVNEAWMTMFPEGYSEILSRLHSDHCPILVRCHGSPRVKGSCPSRFQAAWTTHPSYKHVISKA, encoded by the exons ATGCTCCGTGTTGCGGCTGCAGTTGGCATTCCTGTTAAGGTTGATTTGGCAACAAAATTAGCTGAAAGAGGACGATATGCTCGAGCCTGTGTTCAGATAGATTTAGGATTGCCAGTGACTAAGAAGATTCTTGTTGAAGGTGTTAAATATGAGGTTGAATATGAAAGTCTTCACCTTATTTGTGGCTCCTGTCTCAAGTTTGGTCATGATATGAAGGTGTGCAAGACTGACAGCAATGCGGGAGGAGGAACTAATGCCAAGGTGGTCAGTGATGTAGCAAAGCAGCCAGaaagctcaaattcaaaaaaTCCAGTACATGTGGAAAAGGCAAGTTTTCATTTTGGCAAGAATCTTGGAGATGAGACTGTAAATGTTACTGTCCCGGATTTGGTGGAGAGTGATTTGCATGCTGTTCATGTAGACCATGCACAACATGAGAATTTGGAAGGCTGGACTCAAGTGATTAGGAAAGGAAAGTATAAAATGGGTCAAAAACCTTTTCCTAGCACCCATCAGGTCCAACCAAAAGTAAAGAAGACTCCTAACAAGGCTACCAATACTTGGACAAGGCCTAATCACCAACGTACAACACATGATACTGGATCCAAAGTAAAATTAAGCAGGGGCATCAATATTGGAAAACCGGTTAGTGTGGCTTCTTCGGGGACCCAGCACAATGTTCATTATCAGCAGCAAGGTGAGACAACAAATGGCACTGTGCGAAAGCGTCCTCACCCAAACTCTTTGCAGAATTCACCAGTAGATAAGGATGGAGCATCGACGGCAG CCTGGAATGTGAGGGGTGCGTCTAACAAGATGGCCCGTGTGCATTGCAAAAATTTG TTGGATTTTCATTGTGTTGGTATTGAGGAAGCAGTAGGACACAGGGGTGGCATTTGGTTTCTATCTTCTATTGCTAATGCTTCTTGTGTGGTTATTGATCAAATTGACCAATGTATCACAGTGAAAGTGAGTGTGG GCCATAATAGACCGTGGATGGccgttggtgattttaatgagattgtgGCACCAGATGAGAGTACAtgtgcttatttttcttctcacagAGCTAGTCTATTAGCTACTACTCTAGATGACTGTGAGCTCTTTGATCTCAAAGTGACTGGTAGGAGATATACTTGGTATAGAGCAGTTCAGGCTGGCAGGAACTTGGCTAAAGGGTTGGAAAGAGCTCTAGTTAATGAGGCGTGGATGACAATGTTTCCTGAGGGTTATTCTGAAATTCTTAGCAGGCTTCattctgatcattgtcctatttTAGTTCGTTGTCATGGTAGCCCCAGAGTGAAAGGTTCTTGTCCTTCTAGGTTCCAAGCTGCATGGACAACACATCCTTCTTATAAACATGTTATTAGTAAGGCTTAG
- the LOC112747974 gene encoding uncharacterized protein, which produces MMFMNKDSDPILCRTFPTFLDGVALIWFSNLSEGSISNFDELADQFVNHFAASKIYVHNSDYLSTIKQGPNESLKDYMTRFAEVTNEIPNLNPEVHLHAMKSGLRPGKFQESIVIAKPKTLAKFRKKATTQIQVEEFRALRRADKPTLSRDEERQNRQSNNRMDTRTAGTYQDHRHVDRSKYCAFYQKYGHTTDHCVIAKDVLEKLARQGLLDKYIDSQGRKRSTDDLGQQSKPTDNSRDKGKKVDNDINPPRRIINCISGGFAGGGCTNSTRKRSYRAMMTMTESTTSQPVDKDRLEISFIPKDYKANDRN; this is translated from the exons ATGATGTTCATGAATAAGGACTCCGACCCGATCTTATGCCGCACTTTCCCAACTTTCCTAGATGGAGTTGCCCTGATTTGGTTTTCCAACCTCTCTGAAGGATCCATTTCTAACTTCGACGAACTAGCAGACCAGTTCGTCAACCACTTCGCCGCATCCAAAATATACGTCCATAACTCTGATTACCTAAGTACCATCAAACAGGGACCGAACGAAAGCCTAAAAGACTACATGACCAGGTTTGCCGAAGTAACCAACGAAATACCTAATCTAAACCCCGAAGTCCATCTCCATGCCATGAAGAGCGGCCTCCGACCAGGGAAATTCCAAGAATCCATAGTCATTGCAAAACCGAAAACCCTGGCCAAGTTCCGCAAAAAAGCAACTACCCAGATCCAGGTGGAAGAATTTCGGGCATTACGAAGAGCAGATAAACCTACCCTAAGCAGAGATGAGGAAAGGCAAAACAGACAATCAAACAACAGAATGGATACGAGAAC GGCCGGTACATATCAAGACCATCGCCATGTGGACAGATCAAAGTATTGTGCCTTCTACCAGAAGTACGGCCACACCACCGACCACTGCGTAATAGCCAAGGACGTCCTCGAAAAGCTCGCCCGCCAAGGACTACTGGACAAATATATTGACAGCCAAGGAAGGAAGCGAAGCACAGATGATCTCGGCCAACAATCCAAACCGACCGACAACTCCCGAGATAAAGGGAAAAAGGTAGATAACGATATCAATCCACCGCGCAGAATAATAAACTGCATTTCTGGTGGTTTTGCAGGTGGCGGATGTACAAATTCGACACGAAAAAGGTCGTACCGAGCTATGATGACGATGACAGAATCCACCACATCCCAACCGGTCGATAAGGACAGATTGGAAATCTCATTCATCCCCAAAGACTATAAAGCAAATGATCGAAACTAG